One window of Biomphalaria glabrata chromosome 6, xgBioGlab47.1, whole genome shotgun sequence genomic DNA carries:
- the LOC106060911 gene encoding uncharacterized protein LOC106060911 isoform X1 — protein MDNLLNCQLMDNLLNCHLMDNLLNCQLMDNLLNCQLMDNLLNCQLMDNLLNCLLMDNLLNCNLMDNLLNCHLMDNLLNCHFMDNLLNCHFMDNLLNCQLMDNLLNCHLMDNLLNCQLMDNVLNCQLMDNLLNCHLMDNLLNCHLMDNLLNCHFMDNLLNCQLMDNLLNCHLMDNLLNCQLMDNLLNCQLMDNLLNCHLMDNLLNCPLMDNLLNCPLMDNLLNCHLMDNLLNCHLMDNLLYCHLMDNLLNCQLMDNLLNCPLMDNLLNCQLMDNLLNCHLMDNLLNCQLMDNLLNCQLMDNLLNCQLMDNLLNCHLMDNLLNCNLMDNLLNCHIMDNLLNCHLMDNLLNCHFMDNLLNCQLMDNLLNCHLMDNLLNCQLMDNLLNCQLMDNLLNCHLMDNLLNCPLMDNLLNCPLMDNLLNCPLMDNLLYCHLMDNLLNCQLMDNLLNCPLMDNLLNCHLMDNLLNCHLMDNLLYCHLMDNLLNCQLMDNLLNCHLMDNLLNCQLIDNLRNCQLMDNLLNCEVMIC, from the coding sequence ATGGACAATCTACTGAACTGTCAACTCATGGACAATCTACTGAACTGTCATCTCATGGACAATCTACTGAACTGTCAACTCATGGACAATCTACTGAACTGTCAACTCATGGACAATCTACTGAACTGTCAACTCATGGACAATCTACTGAACTGTCTTCTCATGGACAATCTACTGAACTGTAATCTCATGGACAATCTACTGAACTGTCATCTCATGGACAATCTACTGAACTGTCATTTCATGGACAATCTACTGAACTGTCATTTCATGGACAATCTACTGAACTGTCAACTCATGGACAATCTACTGAACTGTCATCTCATGGACAATCTACTGAACTGTCAACTCATGGACAATGTACTGAACTGTCAACTCATGGACAATCTACTGAACTGTCATCTCATGGACAATCTACTGAACTGTCATCTCATGGACAATCTACTGAACTGTCATTTCATGGACAATCTACTGAACTGTCAACTCATGGACAATCTACTGAACTGTCATCTCATGGACAATCTACTGAACTGTCAACTCATGGACAATCTACTGAACTGTCAACTCATGGACAATCTACTGAACTGTCATCTCATGGACAATCTACTGAACTGTCCACTCATGGACAATCTACTGAACTGTCCACTCATGGACAATCTACTGAACTGTCATCTCATGGACAATCTACTGAACTGTCATCTCATGGACAATCTACTGTACTGTCATCTTATGGACAATTTACTGAACTGTCAACTCATGGACAATCTACTGAACTGTCCACTCATGGACAATCTACTAAACTGTCAACTCATGGACAATCTACTGAACTGTCATCTCATGGACAATCTACTGAACTGTCAACTCATGGACAATCTACTGAACTGTCAACTCATGGACAATCTACTGAACTGTCAACTCATGGACAATCTACTGAACTGTCATCTCATGGACAATCTACTGAACTGTAATCTCATGGACAATCTACTGAACTGTCATATCATGGACAATCTACTGAACTGTCATCTCATGGACAATCTACTGAACTGTCATTTCATGGACAATCTACTGAACTGTCAACTCATGGACAATCTACTGAACTGTCATCTCATGGACAATCTACTGAACTGTCAACTCATGGACAATCTACTGAACTGTCAACTCATGGACAATCTACTGAACTGTCATCTCATGGACAATCTACTGAACTGTCCACTCATGGACAATCTACTGAACTGTCCACTCATGGACAATCTACTGAACTGTCCACTCATGGACAATCTACTGTACTGTCATCTCATGGACAATTTACTGAACTGTCAACTCATGGACAATCTACTGAACTGTCCACTCATGGACAATCTACTGAACTGTCATCTCATGGACAATCTACTGAACTGTCATCTCATGGACAATCTACTGTACTGTCATCTCATGGACAATTTACTGAACTGTCAACTCATGGACAATCTACTGAACTGTCATCTCATGGACAATCTACTGAACTGTCAACTCATTGACAATCTACGGAACTGTCAACTCATGGACAATCTACTGAACTGTGAAGTCATGATCTGTTGA
- the LOC129926686 gene encoding serine/threonine-protein kinase pakG-like isoform X1: MSTSNDSSTTTNETSSTTQESTSSSSTQPKVEGRTLESYRQISKLQEIPVIVGSVVGGVVFLLLILIVTVVIVKWRKRKTRRRKSPAPLPDLRTQTIEPLDKSTQGSPSTTPTTSEQHSPRASHNNSFGVDTDIEMSRDSLSHLPDISKTEIHLPGHSPNWNITSGPLINKAISESNINRTPRNQPMISTNDENSSMDYMDMNSNSIRPFAHKFLSQRYVNLQNDTSKLNLSSDTSQESLGAKESPKKSKTKVQDSLEEDIPQEDYINMSNDLFHKPTDKVIKAEKSGEIANQPNNEDISVEEGQQDSYINMAEIDIKPPALLSATDTRKEVSSKADTDRKYSNESTDNAEPEDYINVETVVIPFKGENNNQVLNNRSNVSTPYKQEMSPKSSNNPLVVSSPLNKDNHSKPSNNKSIGPQLLNQNNSSLTSLNKSSAIPFNKKDSFKTSDTVSRVPTLLKQETQPGEKTSNISSLAPERNQIARDDADSSDSEPLEDYVNVEEKFQPPHFINNATQKETISQNEILKESSSSNSLPGVKQAPPTLPKSKAAKNISDELVRTKPNSNKINMHKQQTIAEVQEDNSIYENANEKPPKNLELLKPQTNFKDNAGKISPKLNALLSNMQRKPAVSPKPK, translated from the exons ATGTCAACCAGTAACGACAGCAGCACCACAACGAATGAAACATCAAGCACAACTCAAGAGTCGACATCTAGTAGCAGTACGCAACCAAAAGTCGAAGGTAGGACTTTAGAGTCATACAGACAAATCTCAAAATTGCAAG AGATACCTGTCATTGTTGGTTCTGTAGTAGGCGGCGTTGTGTTTTTACTCTTGATTCTCATTGTTACAGTTGTAATAGTCAAGTGGAGAAAAAGGAA GACAAGAAGAAGAAAGTCACCAGCACCGTTACCTGATCTTCGGACACAAACTATTGAGCCACTGGACAAATCAACCCAGGGCTCACCATCTACAACACCAACTACATCCGAACAGCATTCTCCACGAGCGTCCCACAACAACAGCTTTGGGGTTGACACGGACATAGAAATGTCTCGAGACTCCTTAAGTCACCTGCCAGACATTTCCAAAACTGAAATTCATCTCCCCGGTCACAGTCCTAACTGGAACATTACGAGCGGACCGCTAATCAACAAGGCTATCTCCGAATCAAACATAAATAGAACTCCCAGAAATCAACCAATGATTTCTACTAATGATGAAAATAGTAGCATGGATTACATGGACATGAACTCTAATTCGATTCGCCCCTTCGCCCATAAATTCCTTTCTCAGAGATACGTGAATCTACAGAATGACACCTCCAAGCTTAACTTAAGCTCCGACACTTCTCAGGAGAGTCTGGGTGCCAAGGAGTCGCCCAAGAAAAGCAAGACCAAAGTGCAAGACAGCCTGGAGGAAGACATTCCTCAAGAAGATTATATAAACATGAGCAACGATCTGTTTCATAAACCAACAGACAAGGTAATCAAAGCAGAAAAGTCAGGCGAAATAGCTAACCAACCAAACAATGAAGATATAAGTGTTGAAGAGGGTCAACAAGACAGTTATATTAACATGGCAGAAATTGATATCAAACCACCAGCTCTCCTAAGTGCTACTGACACTCGTAAAGAAGTGTCTAGTAAAGCAGATACTGATAGGAAGTATTCCAATGAGTCAACTGATAATGCTGAGCCAGAGGACTACATTAACGTGGAGACAGTAGTTATACCATTTAAAGGTGAGAATAACAATCAAGTATTGAATAACAGATCGAATGTGTCAACACCTTATAAGCAAGAAATGAGTCCAAAATCTTCAAATAATCCATTAGTTGTTTCATCACCATTGAATAAAGACAATCATTCCAAACCTTCAAATAATAAATCCATAGGTCCGCAACTTTTGAATCAAAACAACAGTTCACTAACGTCACTAAATAAATCCTCCGCTATTCCATTCAATAAGAAAgatagttttaaaacatcagATACTGTTTCAAGAGTTCCTACTCTATTGAAACAAGAAACGCAACCAGGAGAAAAAACCTCCAACATTTCATCTTTAGCTCCAGAAAGAAACCAAATCGCCCGTGATGACGCTGATAGCTCTGACAGTGAGCCTCTAGAAGACTACGTTAATGTTGAAGAGAAATTTCAGCCCCCACATTTCATCAACAATGCCACCCAAAAAGAGACAATATCTcaaaatgagattttaaaagaaagtaGTTCTTCCAACTCTTTACCAGGAGTAAAACAAGCGCCTCCAACTTTACCCAAGTCGAAGGCTGCCAAAAACATTTCAGATGAATTAGTCAGAACCAAACCCAACAGCAATAAGATAAACATGCACAAACAGCAGACGATAGCAGAAGTTCAAGAGGACAACTCTATTTATGAAAACGCAAACGAAAAGCCGCCAAAGAATTTAGAATTGTTGAAACCTCAAACTAACTTCAAAGACAATGCCGGTAAAATAAGCCCTAAACTGAATGCACTCTTGTCAAATATGCAACGGAAGCCTGCCGTTTCGCCCAAACCTAAATGA
- the LOC106060911 gene encoding protein AMN1 homolog isoform X2 — translation MAATGSCVFSIPSLFQTSTSVVIRHLGNYEDSLWETPANIKQAVLRLMSKRGLITDDNIDKVLYSRLMSLDLSISQVSDACLFKLSNMKQLFKIDLNSFKEANETITSTGIMRLSESCPNLQIVYLRRNIKLTDDAIVALSKNCPRLRELNVGGCMLLTDVSLRALGEYSHHLKSLNITSTQVTDSGVYCLCQGLCAQVLTEIDISGCRSLTDDTVELLIMMCPMIRILLFARCPNITEKSRVALEEKLEMLEGGKMKQISWTIY, via the exons aTCCACATCAGTAGTGATTCGTCACTTAGGCAATTATGAAGATAGTCTGTGGGAAACACCTGCAAACATCAAGCAAGCTGTGCTACGTTTGATGAGCAAAAGAGGCCTCATTACAGATGACAACATTGACAAG gtgcTTTATTCTCGATTGATGTCTTTAGATCTAAGTATCAGTCAAGTGTCTGATGCATGTCTCTTCAAGTTGTCCAACATGAAGCAGTTATTCAAAATTGATCTGAACTCTTTCAAGGAAGCCAATGAAACTATAACATCTACTG GTATCATGAGGCTATCAGAATCCTGTCCAAATCTTCAAATTGTTTACCTTCGTCGGAATATCAAACTGACAGATGACGCCATTGTGGCTTTGTCCAAGAACTGTCCAAGACTGCGAGAGCTTAATGTGGGTGGGTGTATGCTGCTGACAGATGTGTCCTTGAGAGCATTGGGTGAATACTCACACCACCTCAAGTCATTAAACATCACGTCAACACAG GTGACAGATTCTGGAGTATACTGTTTGTGTCAGGGTCTCTGTGCACAGGTCTTGACA GAAATAGACATCAGTGGTTGTAGAAGTCTAACTGATGACACTGTGGAGCTGTTGATAATGATGTGTCCAATGATCAGAATTTTACTTTTTGCCCGCTGCCCAAATATCACAG AGAAATCAAGAGTGGCCTTGGAAGAGAAGTTGGAAATGTTGGAAGGGGGCAAGATGAAACAGATCTCATGGACAATCTACTGA
- the LOC129926686 gene encoding serine/threonine-protein kinase pakG-like isoform X2 — MSTSNDSSTTTNETSSTTQESTSSSSTQPKVEEIPVIVGSVVGGVVFLLLILIVTVVIVKWRKRKTRRRKSPAPLPDLRTQTIEPLDKSTQGSPSTTPTTSEQHSPRASHNNSFGVDTDIEMSRDSLSHLPDISKTEIHLPGHSPNWNITSGPLINKAISESNINRTPRNQPMISTNDENSSMDYMDMNSNSIRPFAHKFLSQRYVNLQNDTSKLNLSSDTSQESLGAKESPKKSKTKVQDSLEEDIPQEDYINMSNDLFHKPTDKVIKAEKSGEIANQPNNEDISVEEGQQDSYINMAEIDIKPPALLSATDTRKEVSSKADTDRKYSNESTDNAEPEDYINVETVVIPFKGENNNQVLNNRSNVSTPYKQEMSPKSSNNPLVVSSPLNKDNHSKPSNNKSIGPQLLNQNNSSLTSLNKSSAIPFNKKDSFKTSDTVSRVPTLLKQETQPGEKTSNISSLAPERNQIARDDADSSDSEPLEDYVNVEEKFQPPHFINNATQKETISQNEILKESSSSNSLPGVKQAPPTLPKSKAAKNISDELVRTKPNSNKINMHKQQTIAEVQEDNSIYENANEKPPKNLELLKPQTNFKDNAGKISPKLNALLSNMQRKPAVSPKPK, encoded by the exons ATGTCAACCAGTAACGACAGCAGCACCACAACGAATGAAACATCAAGCACAACTCAAGAGTCGACATCTAGTAGCAGTACGCAACCAAAAGTCGAAG AGATACCTGTCATTGTTGGTTCTGTAGTAGGCGGCGTTGTGTTTTTACTCTTGATTCTCATTGTTACAGTTGTAATAGTCAAGTGGAGAAAAAGGAA GACAAGAAGAAGAAAGTCACCAGCACCGTTACCTGATCTTCGGACACAAACTATTGAGCCACTGGACAAATCAACCCAGGGCTCACCATCTACAACACCAACTACATCCGAACAGCATTCTCCACGAGCGTCCCACAACAACAGCTTTGGGGTTGACACGGACATAGAAATGTCTCGAGACTCCTTAAGTCACCTGCCAGACATTTCCAAAACTGAAATTCATCTCCCCGGTCACAGTCCTAACTGGAACATTACGAGCGGACCGCTAATCAACAAGGCTATCTCCGAATCAAACATAAATAGAACTCCCAGAAATCAACCAATGATTTCTACTAATGATGAAAATAGTAGCATGGATTACATGGACATGAACTCTAATTCGATTCGCCCCTTCGCCCATAAATTCCTTTCTCAGAGATACGTGAATCTACAGAATGACACCTCCAAGCTTAACTTAAGCTCCGACACTTCTCAGGAGAGTCTGGGTGCCAAGGAGTCGCCCAAGAAAAGCAAGACCAAAGTGCAAGACAGCCTGGAGGAAGACATTCCTCAAGAAGATTATATAAACATGAGCAACGATCTGTTTCATAAACCAACAGACAAGGTAATCAAAGCAGAAAAGTCAGGCGAAATAGCTAACCAACCAAACAATGAAGATATAAGTGTTGAAGAGGGTCAACAAGACAGTTATATTAACATGGCAGAAATTGATATCAAACCACCAGCTCTCCTAAGTGCTACTGACACTCGTAAAGAAGTGTCTAGTAAAGCAGATACTGATAGGAAGTATTCCAATGAGTCAACTGATAATGCTGAGCCAGAGGACTACATTAACGTGGAGACAGTAGTTATACCATTTAAAGGTGAGAATAACAATCAAGTATTGAATAACAGATCGAATGTGTCAACACCTTATAAGCAAGAAATGAGTCCAAAATCTTCAAATAATCCATTAGTTGTTTCATCACCATTGAATAAAGACAATCATTCCAAACCTTCAAATAATAAATCCATAGGTCCGCAACTTTTGAATCAAAACAACAGTTCACTAACGTCACTAAATAAATCCTCCGCTATTCCATTCAATAAGAAAgatagttttaaaacatcagATACTGTTTCAAGAGTTCCTACTCTATTGAAACAAGAAACGCAACCAGGAGAAAAAACCTCCAACATTTCATCTTTAGCTCCAGAAAGAAACCAAATCGCCCGTGATGACGCTGATAGCTCTGACAGTGAGCCTCTAGAAGACTACGTTAATGTTGAAGAGAAATTTCAGCCCCCACATTTCATCAACAATGCCACCCAAAAAGAGACAATATCTcaaaatgagattttaaaagaaagtaGTTCTTCCAACTCTTTACCAGGAGTAAAACAAGCGCCTCCAACTTTACCCAAGTCGAAGGCTGCCAAAAACATTTCAGATGAATTAGTCAGAACCAAACCCAACAGCAATAAGATAAACATGCACAAACAGCAGACGATAGCAGAAGTTCAAGAGGACAACTCTATTTATGAAAACGCAAACGAAAAGCCGCCAAAGAATTTAGAATTGTTGAAACCTCAAACTAACTTCAAAGACAATGCCGGTAAAATAAGCCCTAAACTGAATGCACTCTTGTCAAATATGCAACGGAAGCCTGCCGTTTCGCCCAAACCTAAATGA